In Nitrospirota bacterium, a single genomic region encodes these proteins:
- a CDS encoding sigma-54 dependent transcriptional regulator has translation MSSETILIIDDEESVRNSLAGVMKDEGYEVVAAASGSEGIELMHETHPAIALLDIAMPGMDGIETLRRLKEARPEMPVVMITGHGTIETAVKTTRMGAYDFIVKPPELQQLTLVVKHGIEETRLREENEALRRSIERRSEIVGESGQVRTLKHQIARAGPTNGWVLIHGESGTGKELVARAIHRASKRASGPFVEVNCAAIPQDLIESELFGHEKGAFTGAAGMKRGKFELAHNGTIFLDEIADMSMATQAKVLRVLEGQEFQRVGGTKTLRADVRVIAASNKNLAEEIKKGSFREDLYYRLNVIPLEVPPLRERADDIPLLVRHFLNEFSSEYGQKPKTLDDEALALFRKYHWPGNVRELRNIIERLIIMVPGPMLRSADVPAPVSSGRSAPAAAGGPGAGRNGYAHATLRDARAEFERAFITHKLRENGGNVSRTADAIGVERSNLHRKIKALGIETED, from the coding sequence ATGTCCAGTGAAACCATTCTCATCATTGACGACGAAGAGAGCGTGCGGAACTCCCTGGCAGGCGTGATGAAGGACGAGGGGTACGAGGTCGTTGCCGCGGCGTCGGGCAGCGAGGGGATCGAGCTGATGCACGAGACCCACCCGGCGATCGCGCTGCTCGACATCGCCATGCCCGGCATGGACGGCATCGAGACGCTCCGCCGCTTGAAGGAGGCCAGGCCCGAAATGCCCGTGGTCATGATCACGGGCCATGGCACGATCGAGACCGCGGTCAAAACGACCAGGATGGGGGCCTACGACTTCATCGTGAAGCCGCCGGAGCTGCAGCAGCTCACGCTGGTGGTGAAGCACGGGATCGAGGAAACGCGCCTGCGCGAGGAGAACGAGGCGCTCAGGAGGAGTATCGAGCGCCGCTCCGAGATCGTGGGCGAGAGCGGGCAGGTGAGGACGCTCAAGCACCAGATCGCACGTGCGGGACCCACGAACGGCTGGGTCCTGATCCACGGCGAGAGCGGGACCGGCAAGGAGCTGGTCGCCCGCGCCATCCATCGCGCAAGCAAGCGGGCCTCGGGTCCCTTCGTGGAGGTGAACTGCGCCGCGATCCCGCAGGATCTCATCGAGAGCGAGCTCTTCGGCCACGAGAAGGGGGCCTTCACCGGCGCCGCCGGGATGAAACGCGGCAAGTTCGAACTGGCACACAACGGGACCATCTTCCTCGACGAGATCGCTGACATGAGCATGGCCACCCAGGCCAAGGTGCTCCGCGTGCTGGAGGGGCAGGAGTTCCAGCGCGTGGGCGGCACGAAGACGCTCAGGGCCGACGTGCGCGTCATCGCGGCGTCGAACAAGAACCTCGCGGAGGAGATAAAGAAAGGCTCCTTCAGGGAGGACCTGTACTACCGGCTGAACGTGATCCCCCTCGAGGTCCCCCCGCTCCGGGAGCGGGCAGACGATATCCCGCTGCTCGTCCGGCATTTCCTGAACGAGTTCTCCTCCGAGTACGGACAGAAGCCGAAGACCCTCGACGACGAGGCCCTGGCCCTTTTCCGGAAATACCACTGGCCGGGCAACGTGCGGGAACTGCGGAACATCATCGAACGGCTGATCATCATGGTCCCGGGCCCGATGCTCCGGTCTGCGGATGTTCCGGCGCCGGTCAGCTCAGGGAGGTCGGCGCCTGCTGCCGCAGGCGGACCCGGGGCGGGCAGGAACGGATACGCCCATGCCACGCTCAGGGATGCCAGGGCGGAGTTCGAGAGGGCGTTCATTACGCACAAGCTCCGCGAAAACGGCGGCAACGTGAGCCGCACGGCCGACGCCATCGGCGTGGAGCGCAGCAACCTGCACCGGAAGATCAAGGCGCTCGGGATCGAGACTGAAGACTAG
- a CDS encoding Yip1 family protein — MNALFPRVKNMLIRPGQEWQAVRDEATTYDRILFRYVGILAVIPPAAAVTARMIFDGPVPNGAPGSSLLSAALTNTLWYCMYVLNVMTAGMIVTAVMASPGSRWDALQGFKIAAYSFTPLFIAGFIAVLPRMGWIIDAAILYSVYLLYLGIRELASLGKGRAAWYALGSFLSAAVIVGAMNLLEYYLESFVVSKIVS; from the coding sequence ATGAATGCTCTTTTTCCGAGAGTGAAGAACATGCTCATCCGCCCCGGGCAGGAGTGGCAGGCGGTCAGGGACGAGGCAACAACGTATGACCGCATCCTGTTCCGCTATGTCGGCATCCTTGCAGTGATCCCCCCGGCGGCCGCCGTCACGGCACGGATGATCTTTGACGGCCCGGTGCCGAACGGCGCCCCCGGCTCCTCCCTGCTGTCCGCGGCACTCACGAACACGCTGTGGTACTGCATGTACGTCCTGAACGTTATGACGGCCGGTATGATCGTAACGGCGGTCATGGCGAGCCCCGGATCCCGGTGGGATGCGCTTCAAGGGTTCAAGATCGCGGCATATTCATTCACCCCGCTTTTTATCGCCGGCTTCATTGCCGTTCTTCCCCGCATGGGCTGGATCATCGATGCGGCGATCCTCTACAGTGTCTATCTTCTCTACCTGGGCATCAGGGAACTGGCGTCCCTCGGGAAGGGACGGGCCGCCTGGTATGCGCTCGGCTCATTTCTCTCGGCGGCGGTCATCGTCGGGGCGATGAACCTCCTGGAATATTATCTTGAATCCTTCGTCGTGAGCAAAATCGTCTCGTGA
- a CDS encoding ATP-binding cassette domain-containing protein yields MIETRNLTRYFGAVGAVQSASFSVGKGEVFGLLGPNGAGKTTTIRMLTTLLAPTSGSAVVAGNDVSADPLGVKRSIGVVPQMLNLDIDLTCAENLEYHGRLHRMDAADRRARSEELLRFVGLWEKKDTPVEHLSGGMRRRLLIARGLMHHPAVVFMDEPTVGLDPQARRLIWGLIESLKKSGITIMLTTHYIEEADFLCDRVAIMRAGKIMALGAPADLKALTGRYILECLGRHDLPRRFFHSREDALDSGKDLGCSVAVRDVTLEDVFIELTGERIEG; encoded by the coding sequence ATGATCGAGACCCGTAATCTCACAAGATACTTCGGCGCCGTAGGCGCGGTGCAGTCTGCCAGTTTCTCCGTCGGAAAAGGCGAGGTCTTCGGCCTGCTCGGCCCGAACGGAGCGGGCAAGACGACGACGATCCGGATGCTTACGACGCTCCTGGCGCCGACCTCCGGTTCGGCCGTGGTCGCGGGGAATGATGTGTCCGCCGATCCTCTGGGCGTCAAGCGTTCGATCGGCGTGGTGCCCCAGATGCTGAACCTCGACATCGACCTGACGTGCGCCGAGAACCTCGAGTACCACGGCAGGCTTCACCGGATGGACGCGGCGGACCGGCGTGCGCGATCCGAGGAGCTGCTGCGGTTTGTCGGGCTCTGGGAAAAGAAGGATACGCCGGTGGAGCACCTGTCGGGGGGCATGCGCAGGCGCCTGTTGATCGCGCGCGGGCTGATGCACCATCCCGCGGTGGTCTTCATGGACGAACCGACCGTGGGGCTCGACCCGCAGGCCCGACGGCTGATCTGGGGCTTGATCGAATCGCTCAAGAAGAGCGGCATCACGATCATGCTCACAACGCACTACATCGAGGAAGCAGACTTCCTCTGCGACCGGGTGGCCATCATGCGGGCCGGCAAGATCATGGCCCTCGGCGCCCCCGCGGACCTGAAGGCCCTGACGGGGAGGTATATCCTGGAATGCCTGGGAAGACACGACCTGCCGAGGCGTTTTTTCCACTCCCGCGAAGACGCGCTCGATTCCGGCAAGGACCTCGGCTGCAGCGTCGCGGTCCGCGACGTGACGCTGGAGGATGTGTTCATCGAGCTGACCGGGGAGAGGATCGAAGGGTAA
- a CDS encoding cysteine desulfurase family protein: protein MKPIYLDYNASTPVDPQVLDEMLPYLRERFGNPSSSHSFGVANRAAIEQARERLALLLGCGAPEVIFTSGATESNNMVIKGVAKAAGKGKHFITSAIEHPAVLEPCRHLERFGYRVTYLPVDRFGMVDPVELGKAITKDTALVSIMHSNNEVGTIQDIAALARVASSRGVLFHTDAAQSAGKVRVSVEELGVDFLTVAGHKFYAPKGIGALYIRNGRKLPPLLNGAGHERGLRPGTENTAAIVGLGAAAVIAMPILQAEGARLAGLGTRLFEGLRAAGLRVHLNGHPEHKLPNTWNISFGGANAVSVMEALPGVAVSPGAACHGDLVEPSHVLAAMGTDPELARGAIRFSLGRETTEAEIDAVVEKLKSGLTR, encoded by the coding sequence ATGAAACCCATCTATCTCGACTACAACGCAAGCACTCCCGTCGATCCGCAGGTCCTCGACGAGATGCTGCCCTATCTCCGGGAACGGTTCGGCAACCCGTCGAGCAGCCATTCCTTCGGCGTCGCGAACCGCGCGGCTATCGAGCAGGCGCGGGAGCGGCTGGCCCTCCTGCTCGGGTGCGGGGCCCCGGAGGTCATCTTCACGAGCGGCGCGACCGAGTCGAACAACATGGTGATCAAGGGCGTTGCCAAGGCGGCGGGCAAGGGGAAGCATTTCATCACCTCGGCGATCGAGCACCCGGCGGTGCTTGAGCCCTGCCGCCATCTCGAACGCTTCGGGTACCGGGTGACCTATCTTCCGGTCGACCGGTTCGGGATGGTGGATCCCGTTGAGCTGGGAAAGGCCATCACCAAGGACACCGCGCTCGTCTCGATCATGCATTCGAACAACGAGGTCGGGACGATCCAGGATATTGCGGCCCTCGCGCGGGTCGCCTCGTCCCGGGGAGTGCTCTTCCACACCGACGCGGCCCAGAGCGCGGGCAAGGTCCGGGTCTCGGTGGAAGAGCTTGGCGTGGATTTCCTGACCGTGGCGGGCCACAAGTTCTATGCGCCGAAGGGGATCGGGGCCCTCTACATCAGGAACGGCCGGAAACTTCCCCCCCTGCTGAACGGAGCAGGACACGAGCGCGGCCTTCGTCCCGGGACCGAGAACACGGCCGCGATCGTCGGGCTCGGCGCGGCGGCCGTGATCGCCATGCCGATCCTTCAGGCCGAGGGGGCGCGTCTGGCAGGCCTGGGGACGCGGCTGTTCGAGGGCCTGCGGGCAGCGGGCCTCAGGGTGCATTTGAACGGACACCCGGAACATAAGCTTCCGAATACCTGGAACATCAGCTTTGGAGGCGCCAATGCCGTCTCGGTGATGGAGGCGCTTCCGGGAGTTGCCGTATCGCCGGGAGCCGCCTGCCACGGCGACCTCGTCGAGCCGTCGCACGTGCTGGCTGCGATGGGGACGGACCCGGAACTGGCGCGGGGGGCGATCCGCTTCAGCCTCGGGAGGGAGACCACGGAGGCGGAGATCGACGCGGTGGTCGAGAAGCTGAAGAGCGGACTGACTCGATAA